From a single Raphanus sativus cultivar WK10039 chromosome 3, ASM80110v3, whole genome shotgun sequence genomic region:
- the LOC108848059 gene encoding beta-galactosidase 4 — protein MGLSFRDKAWIFLAILCCSSFICSVKATVSYDRKAVIINGQRRILLSGSIHYPRSTPEMWPGLIQKAKEGGLDVIETYVFWNGHEPSPGNYYFGDRYDLVKFIKLVHQAGLYVNLRIGPYVCAEWNFGGFPVWLKFVPGMAFRTDNEPFKAAMKKFTEKIVWMMKAEKLFQTQGGPIILAQIENEYGPVEWEIGAPGKAYTKWVAQMALGLSTGVPWIMCKQEDAPSPIIDTCNGYYCENFKPNSNNKPKMWTENWTGWYTEFGGAVPYRPVEDIAYSVARFIQNGGSFVNYYMYHGGTNFDRTAGEFMASSYDYDAPLDEYGLIREPKYSHLKALHKVIKLSEPALVSADATVTYLGAKQEAHVFWSKSHCAAFLSNNDANSAARVMFRGFPYDLPPWSVSILPDCKTEYYNTAKVNAPRIHRNMVPTGTRFSWESFNEASPSANEAGTFARNGLVEQISMTWDKSDYFWYLTDITIGAGERFLKTGDFPLLTIWSAGHALHVFVNGQLAGSAYGGLSHPKLTFSQKIKLHAGVNKLALLSVAVGLPNVGQHFETWNKGVLGPVTLKGVNSGTWDMSKWKWSYKIGVKGEAMSLHTDSSSVRWNQGSYVVKKQPLTWYKSIFAAPAGNEPLAIDMNTMGKGLVWINGRNIGRHWPAYKAQGNCGRCNYAGTFDAKKCLSNCGEASQRWYHVPRSWLKSQNVIVVFEEWGGDPYGISLVKRT, from the exons ATGGGTTTGAGTTTCAGAGATAAAGCCTGGATTTTTCTGGCGATTCTTTGTTGTTCATCATTCATCTGTTCAGTAAAAGCAACAGTCTCTTATGATCGTAAAGCTGTGATCATCAATGGACAGAGAAGAATTCTTCTCTCGGGTTCCATACACTATCCACGAAGCACCCCTGAG ATGTGGCCTGGTCTGATACAGAAAGCTAAAGAAGGAGGCTTGGATGTTATAGAGACTTATGTTTTTTGGAATGGCCATGAACCTTCTCCTGGGAAT TATTATTTTGGAGACAGGTATGATTTGGTTAAATTCATCAAGTTGGTACACCAAGCTGGTCTCTATGTTAATCTCAGAATAGGCCCTTATGTCTGTGCTGAATGGAACTTCGG GGGATTTCCGGTTTGGCTCAAATTTGTTCCCGGTATGGCTTTTAGGACGGATAACGAACCCTTCAAG gCTGCAATGAAGAAATTCACTGAAAAGATTGTATGGATGATGAAAGCAGAAAAGTTGTTTCAAACCCAAGGAGGACCCATCATTCTTGCACAG ATTGAGAATGAGTATGGACCAGTGGAATGGGAAATTGGAGCACCAGGAAAGGCTTACACGAAATGGGTAGCTCAAATGGCATTAGGACTCTCAACAGGTGTTCCATGGATTATGTGCAAGCAAGAGGATGCTCCTTCTCCTATT ATAGACACGTGCAATGGTTATTACTGTGAGAATTTCAAACCGAACTCAAATAACAAGCCAAAGATGTGGACAGAGAACTGGACTGGTTG GTATACAGAGTTTGGAGGGGCTGTACCGTATAGACCAGTTGAAGATATTGCATACTCAGTTGCAAGATTCATACAAAACGGAGGTTCCTTTGTCAATTACTATATg TATCATGGAGGGACGAATTTCGACAGAACAGCTGGTGAGTTCATGGCATCAAGCTATGACTACGACGCTCCTCTAGATGAATACG GCTTAATAAGAGAACCGAAGTATAGTCACTTAAAAGCATTACATAAAGTCATCAAGCTCAGCGAGCCAGCTTTGGTTTCTGCTGATGCAACCGTCACATATCTTGGAGCTAAACAAGAG GCTCATGTGTTCTGGTCTAAATCACATTGTGCTGCGTTTTTATCGAACAACGATGCAAACTCTGCAGCGAGAGTTATGTTCCGTGGATTCCCATATGATTTGCCTCCTTGGTCAGTCAGTATTTTACCTGATTGCAAAACAGAATATTATAACACCGCAAAg GTTAATGCACCAAGAATACACAGGAATATGGTTCCAACAGGTACAAGATTCTCTTGGGAATCGTTCAATGAAGCGTCTCCTTCTGCAAATGAAGCTGGTACGTTTGCAAGAAACGGGCTTGTGGAACAGATAAGCATGACTTGGGACAAGTCTGACTATTTCTGGTATCTAACAGA CATCACAATTGGTGCTGGTGAGAGGTTTTTGAAGACTGGTGATTTTCCTCTTCTTACCATTTGGTCAGCTGGACATGCTCTTCATGTGTTTGTAAATGGCCAGCTTGCAG GAAGTGCTTATGGAGGACTTTCTCACCCAAAACTAACCTTTAGCCAGAAGATCAAACTACACGCAGGTGTCAACAAGCTTGCTCTGTTGAGTGTTGCAGTTGGTCTTCCG AATGTTGGTCAACACTTTGAGACGTGGAATAAAGGGGTTCTTGGACCGGTCACACTGAAGGGAGTTAACTCGGGAACATGGGACATGTCGAAATGGAAATGGTCCTATAAG ATTGGTGTGAAGGGTGAAGCTATGAGTCTTCATACGGACAGTTCCTCTGTGAGATGGAATCAAGGATCATACGTGGTCAAGAAGCAACCATTGACCTGGTACAAG TCTATTTTTGCCGCACCAGCAGGAAACGAACCGTTGGCCATAGACATGAACACTATGGGAAAAGGTCTAGTTTGGATAAACGGTAGAAACATTGGACGTCATTGGCCTGCTTATAAAGCTCAAGGAAACTGTGGACGTTGCAACTACGCTGGAACATTCGACGCAAAGAAATGCTTGAGTAATTGTGGTGAAGCTTCTCAAAGATG GTACCATGTACCACGTTCATGGCTCAAGTCTCAGAACGTTATAGTTGTGTTTGAAGAATGGGGTGGTGATCCTTATGGAATCTCACTGGTGAAAAGAACCTGA
- the LOC108846738 gene encoding uncharacterized protein LOC108846738, giving the protein MDETRKTQDESGKDTTEKEMQTPVIISGGDDNEDEYTPDDIMQLVESSSSPTTTSIEGANFRGDESFRVRFIDDPYEIPVAVQSSSGYITINVNEESCGPSFSDSDASAMASVDASGLFGGCCCLGFDGEKGGAWGANSVGASECEWDDDLLARFLGEDSV; this is encoded by the coding sequence ATGGACGAAACGCGAAAGACACAAGACGAGAGCGGAAAAGACACGACGGAGAAGGAAATGCAGACGCCGGTGATAATCTCCGGAGGAGACGACAACGAGGACGAGTATACTCCGGACGATATCATGCAGCTCGTCgagtcttcttcttcaccgACGACGACGAGCATCGAGGGAGCTAACTTTCGCGGCGATGAGAGTTTCAGAGTGAGGTTTATCGACGATCCGTACGAGATTCCGGTGGCTGTCCAGTCGTCTTCCGGCTACATCACGATCAACGTCAACGAGGAGAGCTGCGGTCCGTCGTTTTCGGACAGCGACGCTTCGGCTATGGCGAGCGTCGACGCGAGCGGGCTGTTCGGAGGTTGCTGCTGCCTCGGTTTCGACGGGGAAAAAGGCGGAGCGTGGGGTGCAAACAGTGTGGGAGCGAGTGAGTGTGAGTGGGACGACGATTTGCTGGCGAGGTTTCTAGGTGAAGACAGTGTTTGA
- the LOC130510162 gene encoding uncharacterized protein LOC130510162, translated as MAAVNVRPLKIARYHGAFEGASKSMINKKRDLKSRNLEDDEYVRQYIQFHYQFQKSEGFAVDWDGFDYAFQIRSLDNPPRGFCTTGSPAEIVREVTLLAIKKQNEAKGTKLVLDEHIQANFQFCNGLMCWLSFWAVDMNSSSTPESKIYQAKLWKRGKEHELLLFRLKPTDQEIASVQVEPPSPLQCEDSEEEAIVFARAGPEDDPGVPFVFRRTGADPGVPFFSYPIGGGVPTVLY; from the exons ATGGCCGCGGTTAACGTTCGTCCTCTTAAGATAGCGAGGTATCACGGAGCTTTCGAAGGAGCATCGAAATCAATGATCAACAAAAAGCGCGATCTCAAGTCGAGAAATTTGGAAGACGATGAATACGTGCGTCAATACATTCAGTTTCACTATCAGTTCCAGAAATCCGAG GGTTTCGCTGTCGATTGGGATGGATTTGATTACGCCTTCCAAATTAGATCGTTGGATAATCCACCACGAGGTTTTTGCACTACAGGAAGCCCTGCCGAGATAGTTCGTGAGGTGACACTCCTTGCGATCAAGAAACAAAACGAAGCCAAGGGAACAAAACTTGTGTTGGATGAGCACATTCAGGCTAATTTCCAATTTTGTAATGGTCTTATGTGTTGGTTGTCATTCTGGGCTGTGGATATGAATTCTTCATCCACCCCTGAATCCAAAATCTATCAAGCTAAACTCTGGAAACGTGGAAAAGAGCATGAACTTCTCCTTTTCAGGCTCAAGCCTACTGACCAAGAGATTGCTTCTGTTCAAGTGGAGCCTCCTTCTCCCTTGCAATGTGAAGActctgaagaagaagctataGTGTTTGCACGAGCTGGTCCGGAAGATGATCCTGGGGTCCCCTTTGTTTTCCGTCGAACTGGAGCTGATCCTGGAGTCCCCTTTTTTTCCTATCCAATCGGTGGTGGAGTCCCCACTGTCTTATATTGA